The DNA window CGTCTCCAACGAGGAGAACGGCCTGCCGGTCGAGGTGGCCGTGGTCGAGGAGCTCGGCGCGGACGCCTACCTCTACGGCCTGGTCGGCAACGGTGACGAGCAGAAGGAGATCATCGCTCGCATCGACGCCCGCCGCCCGCCGGAGAAGGGCGCCAAGGTGAAGCTCGCCGCCGACACCGAGCGGATCCACGTCTTCTCCGCCTCCACCGGCGACCGCCTCACCGACTGAGCAGCCGCCACCCGGTGCGGGCCACCGCCGCACCGACAACGACACCGGTCGACCACGGTCGGCCACGGGGGTCCGCCGGTTTCACCCGGCGGGCCCCCGTCGTTTTGTCTCCCGGACCTCCTAGCGGATTAACTGGTCCCCATGCCTCGGTTCGCCTCCATGGCCGCAGACCCCGGCCTGCTCGCCCTCCCGTGGAACACCCCGCTCGCGGAGTGGCCGCAGCACCACCTGGTCGCCCTCCCCCGCGGTATCTCCCGCCACGTGGTGCGGTTCATCCGCAACCGCGGTCAGGTGTACGCGCTGAAGGAGGCCGCCGAGCGGTTCGTCGTACGGGAGAACCGCCTGCTCCGCGACCTCGAACGCCTCGACGTCCCCTCCGTGGACTCCGTCGGCATCGTCCTGGACCGGGTCGATGCCCAGGGCGAGCCGATCGACCCGATCCTGATCACCCGGCACCTGTCGTTCTCCCTGCCCTACCGCGCGGTCTTCTCCCGTACGCTCCGCCCGGACACGGTCGTACGCCTGGTCGACGCGCTTGCCGCGCTGCTCGTCCGGCTGCACCTGGCCGGCTTCTTCTGGGGCGACTGCTCGCTGTCCAACACGTTGTTCCGGCGGGACGCGGGCGCGTTCGCGGCCTACCTCGTCGATGCCGAGACCGGCGACCTGCACGACGAGCTGTCCCCCGGCCAGCGCTCCTACGACCTGGACCTCGCGCACACCAACATCTTCGGTGAGCTGATGGACCTGCAGGCCGGCGGCTACCTGTCGGAGGACCTCGAGCTCCTCGAGCTCGCCGACACCGTGGTCGAGCGCTACCAGCGGCTCTGGGCGGAGCTGACCGAGCCGGAGGAGTTCGACACCGGCGAGATGTACCGCCTGGAGCAGCGCATCCAGCGGCTGAACGACCTCGGCTTCGACGTCGCCGAACTCGACATCCACACCGACTTCGACGGCCGGCACATCCGCATCCAGCCGAAGGTCGTCGACGCCGGGCACCACTCCCGCCGGCTGCTGCGGCTCACCGGCCTGGACGTGGAGGAGAACCAGGCGCGCCGGCTGCTCAACGACCTGGACGCGTTCCGGGCCGCGACCGAGCAGCAGTACGAGGACGAGGAGATCGTCGCGCACCAGTGGCTCACCGAGGTGTTCGAGCCCGTCGTACAGGCGGTGCCATCGGAGCTGCGCGGCAAGCTGGAACCCGCCGAGGTGTTCCACGAGGTGCTCGAACACCGGTGGTACCGCTCCGAGAGCGCCCACCGGGAGCTGCCGCTGCTGGAGTCGGCCCGCTCCTACGTGGACACGGTTCTGCGGACCCGCCCGGACGAACGCGAGGCGCTGCCGCGCGGCGACGACACCCTGACCGACATGGAAGCCGTACCCGACGACACCCTCACCGACATGGAGCCGGTGCGCGACGTCGAGCCCTGAGCGGGGCCGGCGCGCCGGCACACCGACGTCAAGCGGGCGTTGACAGTTGGCCAACGGCTGCAGTCGTTCGCACTCCGGCCGCCGGGGGAAGCTGCGTCCCCGCTCCGCCCGGGGCCATCGGACCGCCCTGCCGCCACCAACTGGTCTGCCGCAGCGCGCCCTGCCAACTGAAGCTGATGTGGATGTGGTCGGTGTGCGGGTTCGGCGTCCCCGAGTACGGCTGCCAACCGGCGCTTGCGCGGTAGGAACGCCCGACGCGGACTTTCGCTACGCCGACAGTGCCCGGCCGATGACGAGCCGCTGGATCTGGTTGGTGCCCTCGAAGATCTGCAGCACCTTCGCCTCCCGCATGTACCGCTCCGCCGGGAAGTCTCGGGTGTAGCCGTACCCACCGAGCACCTGCACCGCGTCCGTCGTCACCCTCATCGCCGTGTCGGTGGCGGTGAGCTTCGCCACGGCCGCCTCGGTGGAGTACGCCATGCCGCGGTCGCGCCGCCGGGCCGCGTCCAGGTAGGTCGCCCGGGCGCTCTGCACACCGGCGGCCATGTCGGCCAGCAGGAACGACAGCCCCTGGAAACCGATGACCGGCTGGCCGAACTGCGAGCGCTCCTTCGCGTACGCCACCGCGGTGTCAAGCGCCGCCTGCGCCAGCCCGACCGCGCACGCCGCGATCCCGAGCCGACCGGAATCCAAGGCGGACAAGGCGATTCGCAGGCCCTCGCCCTCCGCGCCGATCAGCCGGTCGACGTCGACACGTACGGCGTCCCAGTGCACCTGGCGGGTCGTGGACGCCGTCATCCCCATCTTGTGCTCGGGCGCGGCGAACGACAACCCGGGCGTGGCCGCATCCACCAGGAAACAACTGATCCCGCGGGTGCGGTCGGGTGAGGTACGGGCGAACAACGTGTAGAAGTCGGCCTCGCCGCCGTGGGTGATCCAGGCCTTCGTGCCGTTCACGACGTACGAGCCGGCGGCATCCTCCTCGGCGCCGTCGCCGTCACGCACGGCCCGGGTGGTCATCCCGGCGACGTCCGAACCCGCCTGCGGCTCCGACAGGCAGTACGCCCCGAGCAGGTCACCGGACAGCAGGCTCGGCAGCCACCGCTCGCGCTGGGCCTCGGTGCCGAAGGTCGCCAGCGGGTAGCAGGTCAGCGACTGCACCGAGGCGCCGACACCGACACTCAGCCAGGCGTACGCCAGTTCTTCCAGCACCTGCAGGTAGACCTCGGACGGCTGGCCGCCTCCGCCGTACTCCTCGGCGTAGGGCAGCGACAGCAGACCAGCCTGCCCGAGCAGCCGGAACGTGTCCCGCGGGAAGCTGCTCGTCTCCTCCGCCTCCGCGGCCCGCGGCGCGAGCTGCTCCGCGGCGATCTCCCGGGTCAGCTCGAGGAGGTCGTGGGCCTCCGGCGTGGGGAGCAGGCGTTCGACCGGCATGGCGGGGTCCTCCTCGACGTTGGGGAAGGCGTCCGTACGGCCGGACTCTCGCTGGTCTCCTACTGGTACGGCCTCAGGGCGTACTCTGTCACGCGTCTTGCGGAGTGAGACGGGCGGACCTGATCCCGCGGCGCCGCCAGGTGTAGGTCACCGTGATTCCGGCACCGTCGGTGACCGCGGCCGGGTAGGAGAACTCGTGATCCTCCACGTTCGGCCCGGGCTCCCCCGGATCGCCCGTTGCCCCGGCGTCCTCCAGCGTCGCCCAGTGCCGCCAGGTGTGGCCGTTGTCGGCGGAAATCGCCGCAGTGAGCGGCGTCCGCGCTCCCCACGACCTGCCGGCCGGGTTGTGCACGCACACCAGCCGGCCGTCCGGGAGCGGCGCGAGGTCGATCCCGCTGTTGTTGTTCGGCAGGGTGGTCGGCGCCGCCGGGCTCCAGGTCCGGCCGCCGTCGGCGGAGTCGCTGCGGCACACCCAGCCGCTGCTGCTGCGCACCAGCATGTGCACCTGACCGGGCGCGGACTCCCAGACGGTGGGCTGGATGATCCCCTTGCCGGGAAACGTCGCGTGGTCCACCGGCACGTACTCGCCGCGCTGCCAGCTGCGTCCACCGTCGTACGACAGGTCGGCGAACGCGTCCCAGGAGTCGGTGCGTTCGACCGACGCCGGCGCGAGCCAGCCGCCGTCGGCGAGCACGATCGGCTTGTTCTTCACCGGGCCGCGCCCGCCCTCGTCGCCCGGCACCAGCTCCCGGGGTTCTGACCAGGTACACCCGCCGTCGCCGGAGACGATCACCCGGGTGCGCCACGCCGGAATCTGCCGCCCCACCTTGTAGAACAGCCACACCTCGCCGGACCCGGGGGCAACGTCAGTGCCCGGCGGCGCGAACAGCACCGGGTTCCAGTGCGGCAGGCCGTCCTCGCCGGCCACGCGTTCGGGGCGGGACCACCCGTCGGGCGTACGCCGGGACAGCCAGATCGCCACGTCGTCCGCGCCCTCGCGGCTGCCGCCGAACCACGCCGCCAGCGGCCCGTCCGGCAGGGCCAGCACCGTGGACGCGTGGCAGGCCGCGAACCGCGGGTCGCCGCGGACCACGAACTCCCGCTCGACCCGCGCGCCGACCCGCGCCCCGGGCTCGGTCATTCCGCGGCGGACCGGGCGCGCTGCTGGGCCACCTCGTACAACGCGATGCCCGCGGCGACCCCGGCGTTCAGCGACTCCGTACCCGAGTGCATCGGGATCCGCGCCAGGTCGTCGGCGGTCTCGCGCACCAGCCGGGACAGCCCCTTGCCCTCCGAACCCGCGACCAGGACCAGCGGGCCGTCCAGGTCGGCGACCTCGGCGAGGTCGCCCTCGCCTTCCGCGGCCAGCCCGACGATCCGCAGCCCGGCCTTCTGGTACGCCTTCAGCGTGCGGTTGAGGTTGACCGCCCGGGCCACCGGAACCCGCACCGCCGCACCGGCCGAGGTCTTCCACGCGGCCGCGGTCATCGCGGCCGACCGGCGTTCGGGCACCACCACACCGTGCGCGCCGAACGCCGCCGCCGAGCGGACCACGGCGCCCAGGTTGCGCGGGTCGGTGACACCGTCCAGGGCCACCAGCAGCGGCGGCTCACCGCTGTCGATGGCGTCCTGGAGCAGCTGATCGGGGTCGGCGTACTCATACGGCGGCACCTGCACCGCCACGCCCTGGTGGACCGCACCGCTGGTGAGCCGGTCCAGCTCCAGCCGGGTGACCTCCAGCAGCGGGGCGCCGGTCTCGGCGGCCAGCCGGAGGATCTCGCGTACCCGGTCGTCACGGTCGATCCGCTCGGCGATCTGGACGGTCTTCACCGGTACGCCGGAGCGCAGGGTCTCCACGACCGGGTTGCGGCCGACGATCCACTCCGGCTTGTCACCGGCCCGGCCGCCCGTACCCGCCCGGCCGGACCCACCGCGCCGGGCGTCCGCGGTGGAAGCCGCCCGCTTCTGCGCCTGCATCCGCTTGTGCGCCTTGTGGTAGGGCCGATCCACCGCCCGCGGCGTCGGGCCCTTGCCCTCCAGGCCGCGACGGACCCGGCCGCCCGAACCCGCCGTCGGGTTGCCCGATGACCGCTGCCGGATCGCACCACGGCGCTTGCTGTTGCCGGCCACGCCAGCCTCCACCCACTCGATGTCGTAAGAGCTCCGGTCAGCCCGAGTCGCCCGGGTCGGCCTCGGTCAGCGCCCGGGTCAGCCCCACCCCCAGGTCAGCCCCGGTCGGCGACGTCCCACCGGGCGCCGTGGGGGGTGTCGGTGACCTCCACGCCGGCCTCCCTGAGCTGGTCGCGCACCGCGTCGGCCGCCGCCCAGTCCCGCCGGGCCCGCGCTTCCTCACGCTGAACCAGCAATGCTCGCACCAGGGTGTCGGCCACCGAGCGGAGGGAGTCGTCCTGGCCGGCCGTACGTCGCCAGCGCGGGTCCATCGGGTCCAGGCCGAGCACGGACAGCATCGACCTGACCTCGAGGAGTCGCGCCCGCACGGTCGCCTTGTCGTCGGCGGCCAGGGCGGTGTTGCCGTCGCGGACCGCCGCGTGCACGACCGCGAGCGCCTGGGGGACGCCCAGATCGTCGTCCATCGCCGCGACGAACGCCTCCGGCAGGGTGGACGTCCACCCCTCCGCGCCATCATCCTCGGCGAGCGGCGCGGCGCCGATCTCCCCGACGAACTCCACCGCGCGCTCGACGAAGCCCTCCAGCCGCTGGTAGGCGGCGGCCGCCTCGTGCATCGCCTCCTCGGAGTACTCGATCATCGAGCGGTAGTGCGGCGAGGCGAGGTAGTACCGCAACTCGACCGGACGGACGTCGCGGCGGACGACCTCCCGGACGAGCAGGGAGTTGCCGAGCGACTTGCTCATCTTCTCCCCGGACATGGTGACCCAGGCGTTGTGCAGCCAGTAGCGCGCGAACGGGTCGCCGGCCGCCAGCGACTGGGCGCGTTCGTTCTCGTGGTGCGGGAACACCAGGTCGATCCCGCCGCCGTGGATGTCGAACGCGGGTCCGAGGTACTTCGTCGACATCGCCGAGCACTCGATGTGCCAGCCCGGCCGGCCCGGGCCCCACGGCGTGTGCCAGCTAGGCTCACCCGGCTTGGCCCGCTTCCACAACGCGAAGTCGCGTGGGTCGCGCTTGGCCTCGGCGTTCTCGGTGTCACCGGCCGACTGGACCTCATCGACCCGCTGGCCGGACAGGGCACCGTAGTCGGCGAACGACCGGACGTCGAACAGCACGTCGCCACCGCTGGGGTAGGCGTGGCCGGCCTCGATCAGCCGGGCGATCAGGGCGACGATCTCCGGGACGTGCCCGGTCGCCCGCGGCTCCAGCGTCGCCGGGAGGCAGCCGAGCAGGTCGTACGCCGCGGAGAACGCCCGCTCGTTGCGGTAGGCCAGCTCCCACCAGGGCACCTGCTCCGCCTGGGACTTCGCAATCACCTTGTCCTCGACGTCGGTGACGTTGCGGACGTAGACGACCTCGTTGCCCTGGTGCAGCAGCCAGCGGCGGAGCAGGTCGAAGTTGACGGCGAACCGCACGTGCCCGATGTGCGGCGGGCTCTGCACGGTGGCGCCACAGACGTACATCGTGACCTTGCCGGGCTGCAGCGGCTCGAAGTCACGGATCGCACGCGCGCGCGTGTCGTACAGGCGCAAGTTCATTGACTCAGCGTACCGAGGACCCGCCCGCGGCCCGCCTCCCGGCGATCCGGGCCGTCAAATCACCCGAATTCCCCCGTCAGCGGGCCGGCTCGATGCCGAGATCGTGGCCGAACACGCCGCGCGGATCGTAGTGGGCCTTGATCCGCTGCAGCCGCGGGTAGTTCCCCTTGTAGTACAGGGTGTGCCAGGGCACCCCGGAGGTGTTCCACCGCGGGTCGGCGAGGTCACGGTCGGGATAGTTGATGTACGACCCGTCGTTGGCGGCGTTCGGCACCGGCACCCCGCCGGTGTCGGCGTACACGTCCCGGTAGATGTTCCGGGCCCAGGCGACCTCCTGCTCGTCGCGCGCCGGGTCGGTCCAGGACGACGCGTAGACCACCTTCATGATCGAGCTCCGCTGCGCGGTGGCGGTCGCGGCCGGGGCGACCGTGTTGACCTTGCCGCCGTACGGAACGAACAACGCCAGCGACTGGGGGTTGCGGTAGTCCGGGTCGGTGAGGTGCCGGTGGATCGTGGCCACCTGCTCGGCGGTGTACCCCTTGCGCAGGTAGGCCGCCTTGTACTTCCCCCGGCCCGGCTGTTGGGTCTCCTGGATGGAGCGCGTGAGCGTCGTGTTGAGGAACGGGCCCTCCGTGGGCTCACCCACGTAGGGCCTCGGCGAAACGCCGTCCGTGATCGCCTCGTGGAACGCTGTCAACTTCGCCTTGGCATCGGGCAGCGTCCCGTCGAACTGCGTGGACAGCAGGAACCCGTCGGCCGCACTGGTCGGGATGAGGAACGGGCTGTAGAGACTGGCGTACGGCGAGTCCGCGCCGGCGTGCTTCTCGTACCACGCGAAGTAGTTCGCCATCGTGCGCCCGAACGACTCCGCGGTGACGGTCTTCCAGTCCCACGCGACGAACGCACTGAGCAGCGTGGCCGGCGGCCTGGGCAGCGCCCGGGTGGGATCGTTGCCGGACGCTCCGTGGCTGCACAGGAAGTAGCGGGTGACCACGCCGAAGTTCCCGCCGCCACCGCCGGTGTGCGCCCACCACAGGTCACGGTGCGGGTCGCGCGGATCCCGGGTCGCCACCACCGGCCGGGCGTGCCCGGACCTGTCCACGACCACCACTTCCACGCCGTACAGGTGGTCCACCACCGAGCCGTGCAGCCGCGACAGCGGGCCGTACCCGCCGCCGCTGAAGTGGCCGCCGACCCCGACCGACAGGCAGCCGCCGCCCGGTACGGTGACGCCCCAGCCGAACAGCAGCGCCTTGTACACCTGCTCTAGAGTCGCGCCCGCCTCGACGGCGAACGCGCCGCGGCGGTGGTCCCAGGTAACCTCCGACAGCGCCGACATGTCGACGACCACCTTCACGTCGGGGTCGTCGACGAAGTTCTCGAAGCAGTGCCCGCCGCCGCGCACCGCGACCCGACGGCCGGACCGGGCCGCCTTCTCGACCGCACGTACGACGTCCTCGGTGGAACGCACCACCTCGATGCGGTCGGGATGCCCGACGAACCGGCGGTTCTGGCCGCGCAGCATCAGGTCGGCATACCTCGGGTCGTCCGGACCGACACCGCCGGCGCCCGGACCGCCACCGCGGGCCGCGGCCGAAGCCCCGGTGTCCGCCAGCGCCACTCCGGCGCCGTTCGCCTGCGTTCCCACCACCCCGGCACCCGCCACTCCGGCAAGGGCGGCGCTACCGAGGAAGCCCCGTCTGGTCACGTCCGTCATCGCGAAATCCGTTCCTGGCAAGGCGGTCACGCTGTTCGTGCCACCGGCCCCACGAACGTAACGACGCGTCAGCAAGCCGCACATCCACCGATCAGTGGATCTGATGTCCGCCGGTCGGGTACGACTCAGGCGGGTACGCCTACTCAGGCAGGGACTCGGGCAGGACTTCAGGCAGGGACGAGCAGGGCGGTGGCGAACGCCGCCAGCCCCTCGCCGCGTCCGGTGAACCCGAGCCCGTCGGTCGTCTTCGCGGCCACGCTCACCGGCGCACCGCACGCCTCGCCCAGCACCTGCTCGGCCTCGACCCGGCGTGCGGCCATCCGGGGCCGGACACCGACCACCTGCACCGAGACGTTCCCGATCCGCCACCCCGCCTCTCGGACCCGGCCGGCCATCTCGGTCAGCAGCGCCACACCGGAGGCACCGGCCCACACCGGGTCCGACGTGCCGATCTGGGCACCGAGGTCGCCGAGCCCCGCGGCGGTCAGGATCGCGTCGCAGCAGGCGTGCGCGGCCACGTCCCCGTCGGAGTGCCCGGACAGCCCGACGTCCTCCTGAGGCCAGTGCAGACCGGCGACCCACATCGGCCGACCGGGCGCGAAGGGGTGGACGTCGACGCCCACACCCACGCGGGGAAGCACGAACGCGGCGGATGACTCAGTGGGCGGCTCAGCGAGCACCGGCGGCCCTCCGCCGGGTCAGCAGCGCCTCCGCGGTCAGCAGGTCCAGCGGCCTGGTCACCTTGAACGCCTCCTCCGAGCCGGGAACGGCCACCACCGGGACGCCCTGGCGCTCGACCATGCCGGCGTCGTCGGTGACCGGTGGGACGTCCGGTAGTCCGCCATCGGCCAGGGCCTGCTCCACCGCCGCGTGCGCGGCCACCAGCACAGGCCGCCGGAACCCCTGCGGAGTCTGGACCGCACGCAACGAGGACCGGTCCAGGGTGCGGACCACCTGATCGTCGGCGACCACCTTCACGGTGTCGGCGAGAGGAACGACGGGCACGCAGGCGGCGGCGCCGCGGCGGATGGTCCCGGCCACCGCGTCCACCAGTTCCGGTGGCGCGAGGGGCCGGGCCGCGTCGTGGACCAGAACGACGTCCACGTCCTCGGGAAGGCTGGCCAGCGCGCGGGCCACGGACTGCTGCCGGTCGAGGCCACCGGCGACGACGAGTACCTCGCCGATCCACTCGTAGTCGGCCAGCAGGCGTTCGACGCCCGCCCTGTCGTCGGGGGGTGCGGCCACCACCACGAGGTCGACCGACCGGGCGCGGTCCACCGCCCTGACCGCGTGCACGAGCAGCGGTGCGCCGCCAAGCTCGCGGAGCGCCTTCGGCACACCGGGGCCCAGGCGTTCGCCGCGGCCGGCGGCCGGAATGATCGCTGCGGTTCTCATCAGTTCTGTGAAGTCGTACGGAAGTAGTGCGGGCGCAGGAGAAGCCTCGACCCCGGCGTCAACCGGGGTCGAGGCTCGCGCACGTCGTCAGGAAGCGAGCACCTCGTCGAGGAGGGCTTCCGCTTTGTCCTCGTTTGTGTTCTCCGCCAGCGCCAGCTCGGAGACGAGTATCTGCCGGGCCTTCGCCAGCATCCGCTTCTCGCCCGCTGAAAGCCCGCGGTCCCGCTCCCGGCGCCACAGGTCGCGGACGACCTCCGCCACCTTGATCACGTCACCGGAGGCAAGCTTCTCGAGGTTGGCCTTGTAGCGCCGCGACCAGTTGGTCGGCTCCTCCGTGTGTGGTGCACGGAGAACCTCGAAGACCTTCTCCAGACCTTCCTGACCCACTACGTCGCGGACGCCGACCAGGTCGACGTTGTCCGCCGGGACCCGGACAACGAGATCGCTTTGTGCCACGATCCGCAGGACGAGGTAGGTCTTGTCCACGCCCTTGATCTTGCGTGTCTCGATGTCATCGATGACGGCAGCCCCATGATGGGGGTACACCACTGTCTCGCCGACCTTGAAAGTCATATGTCAGGTACCCCTTCCTCGGTGACAAGGGTAACACGGGGCGATCCTGACACCCTCGACGTTTCCGCAGGTCAGCGCGGGGATGGGGGGTTGACAACCGGCGTCGGGGCATGCTCGGGCAGGTGAAAGGGCCTGCAAGGAGCGGTTACGACCAGGCCTCGCAGCCCCGGAACGGCAGGTGTTTCCCCTCGACGTACACCGGCTTCGGTTGGTACGGATTGACGCCCGGAGCACCGCGCAGATGGAACGCGCTCGGCCACGGCAACTCGTCGGAGACGATACGAGTCGTGGTCGGAATATAGCGGATCGTGAGCCCGCATCGGCGTCGTGGCGAGGTGTTCGCGTTGCTCCCGTGCACGATGTGCGGATGGTGGACCTCCACGTCGCCGGGCTGCAGCACCATGTCGACGGCCTGGTCCTCGTCCACGTCGACCGCGATCTCCTTGCCCAGCACACTTTCCACGTCGGTGTTGTCCCGCATCCCCGCGACGTCCCACTTGTGTGAGCCCGGGACCAGACGTACGCATCCGTTCTCCGGAGTCGACGGGTCGACCGCCAGCCACAGCGTGACGACCTTCATCGGCTCCAAAGGCCAGAACGCGCCGTCCTGGTGCCACAGGACCGGCTGGCCCGCGAACGGCGGCTTGCAGATGTAGTGGGACGCGAACAACGCGACGTCCGGTCCGATGAACATCTGCGCGATGTCGACCAACCGGTCGTCCCCGATCAGACGCACCCAGAACGGGTCGTGCTGCATCAGAACATGTCCCAGCTGCTCGGGCCGCAGCTCGGGGTGGCGGGCCTGCAGCCAGTCGACGTGGGCGTTCACTTCCTTGATCAGGTCGGCGTCGATGACGTCGCGGAAGATCACGTAGCCGTCGGCGTCGTAGCGTTCGCGTGCTTCGCGTTCGTCCAGTGCCACTGCGCTTGCCTGTGCACTTGCCTCCGCGCTCATCGAACTCGTCCCCTTCGTCCGTCCTCGTCCTGAAAGGCACGTCCGCGCCCTGGGTCCATCCTCGGCGCCGATGCCGGTCGCGCGATAGCACTGCCGATGCGGGAATGTGTACTTTTCTGACATGCCCTCCCGGCAGCCGCTGCGGTTCCAGTCCCATGCCCTGGGGCGGGCCTACCACGCCGCCCAGGTCCGCCTCGGCCCCCGCTCGGGCGGGTCCGACCGGCACGGCCACGCGGACTTCTACGAGCTGATGGCCGTCGTCGACGGGTACGCCGACCATCACGTCGGCACCGGCGTCCAGGCCCTGGAGCCAGGCGACGTGGTCCTCGTCCGCCCCCGCGACCAGCACGCGATCGCCGGCCGGTCGGCGGCCGGGGTGACCTTCGTCAACGTCGCCTTTCCCGCGCCGGCCTGGCGGTCGTTCGTCGCCCTCGCCGGAGCCGATCCGGACGGGGCGTGGGAGCAGCGTCCGGATCCTCCGCTGCTGGCGCTGCGCGGTGAGCGGGGCGAGGCCGGGCGGGCGGCGTTCGACCGCGCGCTGGCGGCGTTCCACCACACGCCGACGATGCTCGACCTGATCGGGTTCTGGTCGCAGATCCTCGCCCTCGGCCCCTTCGACGCGCACGCCGACGCCGACGGGGCCGGCTCCGGTACGCGCGCGGGCGAGCTCCGCCCGGCCTGGCTGGTACGCGCCTGCGCCGACATGCGCGCCGAGGACA is part of the Actinopolymorpha sp. NPDC004070 genome and encodes:
- the ispD gene encoding 2-C-methyl-D-erythritol 4-phosphate cytidylyltransferase, with the translated sequence MRTAAIIPAAGRGERLGPGVPKALRELGGAPLLVHAVRAVDRARSVDLVVVAAPPDDRAGVERLLADYEWIGEVLVVAGGLDRQQSVARALASLPEDVDVVLVHDAARPLAPPELVDAVAGTIRRGAAACVPVVPLADTVKVVADDQVVRTLDRSSLRAVQTPQGFRRPVLVAAHAAVEQALADGGLPDVPPVTDDAGMVERQGVPVVAVPGSEEAFKVTRPLDLLTAEALLTRRRAAGAR
- a CDS encoding FAD-binding protein; protein product: MTDVTRRGFLGSAALAGVAGAGVVGTQANGAGVALADTGASAAARGGGPGAGGVGPDDPRYADLMLRGQNRRFVGHPDRIEVVRSTEDVVRAVEKAARSGRRVAVRGGGHCFENFVDDPDVKVVVDMSALSEVTWDHRRGAFAVEAGATLEQVYKALLFGWGVTVPGGGCLSVGVGGHFSGGGYGPLSRLHGSVVDHLYGVEVVVVDRSGHARPVVATRDPRDPHRDLWWAHTGGGGGNFGVVTRYFLCSHGASGNDPTRALPRPPATLLSAFVAWDWKTVTAESFGRTMANYFAWYEKHAGADSPYASLYSPFLIPTSAADGFLLSTQFDGTLPDAKAKLTAFHEAITDGVSPRPYVGEPTEGPFLNTTLTRSIQETQQPGRGKYKAAYLRKGYTAEQVATIHRHLTDPDYRNPQSLALFVPYGGKVNTVAPAATATAQRSSIMKVVYASSWTDPARDEQEVAWARNIYRDVYADTGGVPVPNAANDGSYINYPDRDLADPRWNTSGVPWHTLYYKGNYPRLQRIKAHYDPRGVFGHDLGIEPAR
- a CDS encoding sialidase family protein → MTEPGARVGARVEREFVVRGDPRFAACHASTVLALPDGPLAAWFGGSREGADDVAIWLSRRTPDGWSRPERVAGEDGLPHWNPVLFAPPGTDVAPGSGEVWLFYKVGRQIPAWRTRVIVSGDGGCTWSEPRELVPGDEGGRGPVKNKPIVLADGGWLAPASVERTDSWDAFADLSYDGGRSWQRGEYVPVDHATFPGKGIIQPTVWESAPGQVHMLVRSSSGWVCRSDSADGGRTWSPAAPTTLPNNNSGIDLAPLPDGRLVCVHNPAGRSWGARTPLTAAISADNGHTWRHWATLEDAGATGDPGEPGPNVEDHEFSYPAAVTDGAGITVTYTWRRRGIRSARLTPQDA
- the cysS gene encoding cysteine--tRNA ligase gives rise to the protein MNLRLYDTRARAIRDFEPLQPGKVTMYVCGATVQSPPHIGHVRFAVNFDLLRRWLLHQGNEVVYVRNVTDVEDKVIAKSQAEQVPWWELAYRNERAFSAAYDLLGCLPATLEPRATGHVPEIVALIARLIEAGHAYPSGGDVLFDVRSFADYGALSGQRVDEVQSAGDTENAEAKRDPRDFALWKRAKPGEPSWHTPWGPGRPGWHIECSAMSTKYLGPAFDIHGGGIDLVFPHHENERAQSLAAGDPFARYWLHNAWVTMSGEKMSKSLGNSLLVREVVRRDVRPVELRYYLASPHYRSMIEYSEEAMHEAAAAYQRLEGFVERAVEFVGEIGAAPLAEDDGAEGWTSTLPEAFVAAMDDDLGVPQALAVVHAAVRDGNTALAADDKATVRARLLEVRSMLSVLGLDPMDPRWRRTAGQDDSLRSVADTLVRALLVQREEARARRDWAAADAVRDQLREAGVEVTDTPHGARWDVADRG
- the rlmB gene encoding 23S rRNA (guanosine(2251)-2'-O)-methyltransferase RlmB: MAGNSKRRGAIRQRSSGNPTAGSGGRVRRGLEGKGPTPRAVDRPYHKAHKRMQAQKRAASTADARRGGSGRAGTGGRAGDKPEWIVGRNPVVETLRSGVPVKTVQIAERIDRDDRVREILRLAAETGAPLLEVTRLELDRLTSGAVHQGVAVQVPPYEYADPDQLLQDAIDSGEPPLLVALDGVTDPRNLGAVVRSAAAFGAHGVVVPERRSAAMTAAAWKTSAGAAVRVPVARAVNLNRTLKAYQKAGLRIVGLAAEGEGDLAEVADLDGPLVLVAGSEGKGLSRLVRETADDLARIPMHSGTESLNAGVAAGIALYEVAQQRARSAAE
- a CDS encoding acyl-CoA dehydrogenase family protein; this encodes MPVERLLPTPEAHDLLELTREIAAEQLAPRAAEAEETSSFPRDTFRLLGQAGLLSLPYAEEYGGGGQPSEVYLQVLEELAYAWLSVGVGASVQSLTCYPLATFGTEAQRERWLPSLLSGDLLGAYCLSEPQAGSDVAGMTTRAVRDGDGAEEDAAGSYVVNGTKAWITHGGEADFYTLFARTSPDRTRGISCFLVDAATPGLSFAAPEHKMGMTASTTRQVHWDAVRVDVDRLIGAEGEGLRIALSALDSGRLGIAACAVGLAQAALDTAVAYAKERSQFGQPVIGFQGLSFLLADMAAGVQSARATYLDAARRRDRGMAYSTEAAVAKLTATDTAMRVTTDAVQVLGGYGYTRDFPAERYMREAKVLQIFEGTNQIQRLVIGRALSA
- a CDS encoding CarD family transcriptional regulator; this translates as MTFKVGETVVYPHHGAAVIDDIETRKIKGVDKTYLVLRIVAQSDLVVRVPADNVDLVGVRDVVGQEGLEKVFEVLRAPHTEEPTNWSRRYKANLEKLASGDVIKVAEVVRDLWRRERDRGLSAGEKRMLAKARQILVSELALAENTNEDKAEALLDEVLAS
- a CDS encoding DUF4032 domain-containing protein; translated protein: MPRFASMAADPGLLALPWNTPLAEWPQHHLVALPRGISRHVVRFIRNRGQVYALKEAAERFVVRENRLLRDLERLDVPSVDSVGIVLDRVDAQGEPIDPILITRHLSFSLPYRAVFSRTLRPDTVVRLVDALAALLVRLHLAGFFWGDCSLSNTLFRRDAGAFAAYLVDAETGDLHDELSPGQRSYDLDLAHTNIFGELMDLQAGGYLSEDLELLELADTVVERYQRLWAELTEPEEFDTGEMYRLEQRIQRLNDLGFDVAELDIHTDFDGRHIRIQPKVVDAGHHSRRLLRLTGLDVEENQARRLLNDLDAFRAATEQQYEDEEIVAHQWLTEVFEPVVQAVPSELRGKLEPAEVFHEVLEHRWYRSESAHRELPLLESARSYVDTVLRTRPDEREALPRGDDTLTDMEAVPDDTLTDMEPVRDVEP
- the ispF gene encoding 2-C-methyl-D-erythritol 2,4-cyclodiphosphate synthase: MLPRVGVGVDVHPFAPGRPMWVAGLHWPQEDVGLSGHSDGDVAAHACCDAILTAAGLGDLGAQIGTSDPVWAGASGVALLTEMAGRVREAGWRIGNVSVQVVGVRPRMAARRVEAEQVLGEACGAPVSVAAKTTDGLGFTGRGEGLAAFATALLVPA